The genomic interval GAAATTGGGACGGCTTCAGATTTTTAATAATTGGAGTCCTTTTATGGTAACGGATTCAAGTAAAGTTTGGCTCGGTCTTGAATATTTTTGCAACGAAGGTGATGAGCTTTGGAATATGGAAGAAGCTGAATTTATTGATTTTGCAGTTGATGAACTTTCTAAAATAGGGATTATTAACAAAAAAGATATTATCGATGCAGTTAGAATCAGGTTTAAAAAGGCATATCCTGCTTATTTTGGAACTTATAACCGCTTTGATAAAGTAAAAGAGTTTTTAAATAAGTTTGAAAATTTATATCTGATTGGAAGAAACGGAATGCACAGGTATAATAATATGGATCACTCAATGTTAACAGCTATGACTGCAGTTGAAAATATTATTAATGGTGTAAAAACAAAAGATAATATATGGAATATCAATACAGAGAAGAATTATCACGAAAATAAGCTTACATCTGTTGAGAATTTAACAGGAGATGTTGATACACTAAACTATAATCCTGCCGAATACTGGGAAAAAACCGAAAACGCTTACTCTTATTATCCGACCGTCAAACACAGAAAACGGTTTATAATAAACAATCTGAAAAATTTTGAATTTAACGAAAATACTTTTGTTTTTGACTATGGCTGTGGAGAAGGCGGGGTTTTAAGCGGAATCAAAGAAAAATTTAATCTAAAAACCCAACAGTTAGGCGGTTTTGATGTTGCAGAAAATATTATAGTTAAGCTGAAAGAAAAATTTAACAGCCCGAATTTTTATCATGAAAAATTACCGTTTCTGGATAAAAAACCGGATATTATTATATGCAGCGAAGTGATAGAGCATACTGAAAAGTACTCTGACATAATAAAATGGATACATAACAACCTTGATAAAAACGGAACTTTGATTTTGACAACCCAATCAGGAAAAATTCACGCTTCAGACAGATATACAGGGCATACGCAACATTTTAAATTGAAAGAACTTGAATTATTGCTAAAAAACGAAGGGTTTAAAATTCATAAATCTTTCTTGTGGGGTTTTCCTTTCTTCACTCTCCAAAAATACCTTACAAACATTAATTTTAAAGCCGTTCAAAAAAATTATCTTGAAGGAGAGCTGTCTTTCAGAAAAAAAATTGTTTTTGATATTACGTATTTGTTTTATTTTATTCACGACCTGATAAAACAAGGTCCGCAAATTTATATTATTGCTTCGAAAAGTTAATGTTTTTTTGCCAGATGCTTCCAGAAAAAAGCTTCTTTATCGCCTAAATATTGTGAATTATTTCTGTATTGATAAAGACCCATTACGCTGTACTGCTTTGATAAAACAGGAACTTTTGCAGAATAATGAGTTACAGATCTTTTTATTTCCAGAAAAGGCGTAAAAGAGCCTATAAGGAAAAATATTAACAAAGCAGCTTTCCCGGATTTTTTTAAGCTGTTTTGCCATATAGCTTTCATAATATAGACAAAAAGTATAAATAAATAGCAGGCAGAGCCTCTCATGACAAAGTCATTTGCACTGCCTATCCTGACAAGAGGCATTAAGAGCATAGAAATTAAGGTAATATTCCATATAATGTCATTTTTGAAATATTTATGAATTACTATGGCATATAAACCAAATTCCATCAGGATAAAAAGCAGGTAAGTGAAAATAAAATAAGGGTTTTGCATATAATCAGATATTGCGCTACAGGGGTCTTTAAAGGCTTTAGACGTAAAATACGCCATAAATACAAGAACAATTAAAGGTGCAGCAATAAAATTTTGAAAAGAAAATAAGTCTTTTAGCTTTTTTCTACCTGTTTTATAAATTCCCGCAATAATTATCGGGGTTATTGCCAGAAAAATAAACGGAACCCCGAAAATACACAAAGCCCACAAAAATAGTAAATTTTTTGAAGAATTATGATTTTGAATATTGTTCAAAACAAGTCCTGTCAAAAGCCAGCCCTGTATTGCATATTGAGGAACCCAGAAAAGAGTGGTTGTCATTGAGCTGAATTGAAAAAATTCTGCCCACCATTCAATACATCCCACATGTTTAAAATGAGAAAGTGTTTCAGGGTCGGGAAAGAGAGAGAATTTTATAATTAAACCTAGAATATCCAAACCGCTAAAAAACACAAAAAACAGGATAATAAGCGGTGAAAAACTTCCAGAAAGTCTTTTTAGCCAGTAAACAACCAGCATTAATCCTGAAA from bacterium carries:
- a CDS encoding FAD-dependent oxidoreductase, which translates into the protein MQNERKKIIIIGAGPAGLTAAYDLLEKTDILPVIYEETDIIGGISRTVDYKGNKIDIGGHRFFSKSDRIMSRWADIMPLQCKTADDNDNVMLVRNRTSRIFFLGKFFDYPISLNFKTMLNLGIFRVIKIGLSYLKIKIFSKKAEKNLQDFFVNRFGKELYSTFFKDYTEKVWGIPCNQINADWGAQRVKGLSVSKAVGHFLKSLIKRPDPLSQKNVETSLISQFLYPKHGPGQLWEETAKIIKEKGGEIHLNHKAVRLKSQNNEIYEVVFENISNGEMISAKADHYISTMPVKDLINSLEGSIPEEVREVANGLLYRDFITVGLLLDKLAIKSEINNNDELIPDNWIYIQEKIVKLGRLQIFNNWSPFMVTDSSKVWLGLEYFCNEGDELWNMEEAEFIDFAVDELSKIGIINKKDIIDAVRIRFKKAYPAYFGTYNRFDKVKEFLNKFENLYLIGRNGMHRYNNMDHSMLTAMTAVENIINGVKTKDNIWNINTEKNYHENKLTSVENLTGDVDTLNYNPAEYWEKTENAYSYYPTVKHRKRFIINNLKNFEFNENTFVFDYGCGEGGVLSGIKEKFNLKTQQLGGFDVAENIIVKLKEKFNSPNFYHEKLPFLDKKPDIIICSEVIEHTEKYSDIIKWIHNNLDKNGTLILTTQSGKIHASDRYTGHTQHFKLKELELLLKNEGFKIHKSFLWGFPFFTLQKYLTNINFKAVQKNYLEGELSFRKKIVFDITYLFYFIHDLIKQGPQIYIIASKS